The proteins below come from a single Piscinibacter gummiphilus genomic window:
- the uraD gene encoding 2-oxo-4-hydroxy-4-carboxy-5-ureidoimidazoline decarboxylase encodes MNLTLDQLNTAAPEEALQMLAGIYEHSPWIAEKALAQRPFKSLAALKHAMAQTVREAEPAQQLALIQAHPELAGKLAEQGQLTAESSHEQHTAGLKACSPEELAALQRLNAEYHAKFGWPFILAVRGPRGTGLTRQQIIATFARRLEGHADFERAECLRNIHRIAELRLNDRFGVEPTLGNQVWDCAELLAQHSDVEDALTVTYLTPAHIACQKQLAYWMRDCGFDEVEIDAVGNVVGVYHGTQEEAPRLLTGSHFDTVRNGGKYDGRLGIFVPMVCVRELHRQHKRLPFDIELIAFAEEEGQRYKATFLGSGAVIGHFDPSWLDQRDADGIAMRDAMATAGLDPKRISWMQRHPSRYLGFVEVHIEQGPVLNEIDLPLGVVTSINGSVRMLGEMVGTASHAGTTPMDRRRDAAAAVAELLLYVEKRAAQVPHLVGTVGMLEVPSGSINVVPGRCKFSLDIRATTDEVRDAMVHDVLAEIRAITQRRGLHCRLEETLRAPAAPSAPDWHRRWERAVESLGLPVHRMPSGAGHDAMKLHEVMPQAMLFLRGGNSGISHNPLETITSDDAQLCVEAFQTLLNQLAEERP; translated from the coding sequence ATGAACCTCACGCTGGATCAACTCAACACCGCGGCGCCCGAAGAGGCGCTGCAGATGCTCGCAGGCATCTACGAGCACTCGCCGTGGATCGCGGAGAAGGCACTCGCGCAGCGACCATTCAAGAGCCTCGCGGCGCTGAAGCACGCCATGGCGCAGACGGTGCGGGAAGCCGAGCCCGCCCAGCAACTCGCCCTCATCCAGGCCCACCCCGAACTGGCCGGCAAGCTCGCCGAACAAGGCCAGCTCACGGCCGAATCCAGCCACGAGCAACACACCGCGGGCCTCAAGGCCTGCTCGCCCGAAGAGCTGGCCGCGCTGCAGCGCCTCAACGCCGAGTACCACGCCAAGTTCGGCTGGCCTTTCATCCTCGCGGTGCGCGGCCCGCGCGGAACCGGGCTCACGCGGCAGCAGATCATCGCCACCTTCGCGCGCCGGCTCGAAGGCCACGCCGACTTCGAGCGCGCCGAGTGCCTGCGCAACATCCATCGCATCGCCGAGCTGCGGCTGAACGACAGATTCGGCGTCGAGCCCACGCTCGGCAACCAGGTGTGGGACTGCGCCGAGCTCCTCGCGCAGCACAGCGACGTGGAAGACGCGCTCACCGTCACCTACCTCACCCCGGCCCACATCGCCTGCCAGAAGCAGCTCGCCTACTGGATGCGCGATTGCGGCTTCGACGAAGTCGAGATCGACGCCGTGGGCAATGTGGTCGGTGTGTACCACGGCACGCAGGAAGAGGCCCCGCGCCTGCTGACCGGCAGCCACTTCGACACCGTGCGCAACGGCGGCAAGTACGACGGCCGCCTGGGCATCTTCGTGCCGATGGTGTGCGTGCGCGAGCTGCACCGCCAGCACAAGCGCCTGCCATTCGACATCGAGCTGATCGCCTTCGCCGAAGAGGAAGGCCAGCGCTACAAGGCCACCTTCCTTGGCTCGGGCGCCGTCATCGGCCACTTCGACCCAAGCTGGCTCGACCAACGCGACGCCGACGGCATCGCGATGCGCGACGCGATGGCCACGGCCGGCCTCGACCCCAAACGAATCTCGTGGATGCAGCGCCACCCCTCGCGCTACCTCGGCTTCGTCGAGGTGCACATCGAGCAGGGGCCGGTGCTCAACGAGATCGACCTGCCGCTGGGCGTGGTGACGTCCATCAACGGCAGTGTGCGCATGCTCGGCGAGATGGTCGGCACCGCGAGCCACGCCGGCACCACGCCGATGGACCGGCGCCGCGATGCCGCCGCGGCCGTGGCCGAGCTGCTGCTCTACGTGGAAAAGCGTGCCGCCCAGGTGCCGCACCTGGTGGGTACGGTCGGCATGCTGGAAGTGCCCTCGGGCTCGATCAACGTGGTGCCGGGCCGCTGCAAGTTCAGCCTCGACATCCGCGCCACCACCGACGAGGTGCGCGATGCGATGGTGCACGACGTGCTCGCCGAGATCCGCGCCATCACCCAGCGCCGGGGTCTGCACTGCAGGCTGGAGGAAACGTTGCGCGCCCCGGCCGCGCCCAGCGCCCCCGATTGGCACCGGCGTTGGGAACGCGCCGTCGAGTCGCTCGGCCTGCCGGTTCACCGCATGCCCAGCGGCGCCGGTCACGATGCGATGAAGCTGCACGAGGTGATGCCGCAGGCCATGCTCTTCCTGCGCGGTGGCAACTCCGGCATCAGCCACAACCCGCTGGAGACGATCACGAGCGACGACGCGCAGCTCTGCGTCGAAGCCTTCCAGACCCTGCTGAACCAATTGGCGGAGGAACGTCCATGA